The Amycolatopsis umgeniensis DNA segment GGATGACGCTGTCCGAGCTGATCGCACGCGCCGAACACGGTGACCGGCGGCTCGTGCGCGCGGCCGATCAGCCGACTTGGACCGATCCCGAGACGGGGTACGTGCGACGCGCGGTGTCGCCGTCGCTCGGCGGGCCGCTGGAACTGGTCGAGGTCGTGCTGCCCGCGGGCGCCGAGGTCGCTTTCCCCGCGCACACCTACGCACTGACCCACCACCAGATCTGGGTGCTCGACGGTCATCTGCGTTTCCGCGAGGGCGACGTCGAGCACGAACTCGACGCGGGTGACTGCCTGCAACTCGGCACTCCGCGGCCGTGCGCCTACGTCAACCCGACCGATGACCCGGTCCGATATTTGGTCGCTCTCGCCCGGCGGCACGCCTGATACTCGGGTGATGAGATCCCGGGCCCTCTCCTACGTCGCGGCGAAAGCGCGCGGCGGGCACGAGACCGGGCTGCCGGTGACACTGCACTTCCATCCCGACAGATCCACAATGGACGGACGTCCGCTGCTGGCTGCGATGGCCGAGGACGGCTTCTACCGCAACCAGTTCGAAACGGGGACGAGCAACGGCGGGTTGACCGCGCACCCCGGCGGAGATCGCTGGCGGTGGGAGAGCCGGATGTTCGGCGGCGCCTATGACGATGCCCCACCCGCCGAACGGCCCAAATACGGGGCGCTCGACTTCCGGCGCCGCGCGGTCGGCGGCGCACCTAGGTTCGGCTCGGCCCATTTGCGGATGGCGGCGCACACCACCGCGCGGACGACGTTCTGCTATCCGGACAGCGTCCTGCGACCGGCGGATTTCGGTTACGGCACCAGGGTTTCCGCACTGATCACGTTGGCCACCCAGGACGACGTGGATCCTCTCGACGACTACATCGAGGCACACGTTCACGGCCCGGTCCGGCTGAAAACAGACGTCGAAGCCCTCGTGCTCGACCCGAGCCACAGGGGCACCGACGTCGAGAAGGCCGCACTCGGGATCGGCTGCCCCGTCGAATGGCATCCGGGATTCCGCCTGTCGACCGGAGAACTCGCACGACACCCCGCGTACCGGGGTCCCGAATTCGTCGAACTCGGCTTGGCCTTGGCGGAAGACGGCTACCTCGATCCGCGCGTCCTCGGCGAGGCCCGCCACGTCGACCAACAGGCGCTCAAACGCGTTTGGCACTACGTCGCGCGCTTCGGAGTACTACCGTGACGGGCATGTACTCCACGGAGATCGAGGTGCGCACCGGCAGCGTGGCCGTGGTGCACGACCTGAACAAGGACGCCAGGACCTTCCTGCGCGACGCGGACGCCGAGGACGGGATCCTGCACGTCTTCGTCCCGCACGCGACGTCCGGGCTGGCGATCCTCGAAACCGGCGCCGGCAGTGACGAAGACCTGCTCAAGGCGCTCGACGATCTGCTCCCCCGCGACGGCCGGTGGCAGCATCAGCACGGCAGTCCCGGTCACGGCCGTGACCACGTCCTTCCCGCGCTGCTGCCGCCGTACGCGACGATTCCTGTGCTCGGCGGAGAGATGACGCTGGGCACCTGGCAGTCGGTCTGCCTAGTGGACACCAACCTCGACAACCCGGTCCGGCGCGTCCGCTTCAGTCTCCTGGAGGGCTGACCGGCCCGGCCACAGCGCGAGCACCAGCCCCGCCGCGAGCAATCCCGCGAGCACCCAGGCGCCGATCGTGACGTCCGGCGCGCCGGGCAAGCCCTGCAGCAGGCTCCGGAGTCCTTCCGCGGAGAACCGGAACGGCGTCCAGGACCACAGCACCGCGCGGTACGCGGGGTCCAGCAGTTCCGGAACCTGACCGGCGACGGCGGGCGCGACCAGGTACAGCGGGCCCAGGATCGCCATGGCCCGCACACCGAGCAGCCTCAGCAGGCCGGTCTGCAGGGCGGCGAACGCCGTCGAGGTCAGGAAGAGGAAGCCGAGGACGTCCCAGCCGAGCGGGAGCGAAGAGTCCCACAGCTTCAGGAATCCGGCCAGGACGCCGGTGACCAGCACACCCGCCGCGACGATCTGGGTGAAGCGCGCGGCGGCTCCCGCTTCCCTGCCGATCCGCCGTCCGGCCAGGATCAGCACGGCGCCCGCGGCCAGGCAGCCGACCCA contains these protein-coding regions:
- a CDS encoding helix-turn-helix domain-containing protein; its protein translation is MSDPLSASLAATLQSARLDQNLSANALAEMSGVSRAMIGKIERGEAQPTAVLLSRLSAALGMTLSELIARAEHGDRRLVRAADQPTWTDPETGYVRRAVSPSLGGPLELVEVVLPAGAEVAFPAHTYALTHHQIWVLDGHLRFREGDVEHELDAGDCLQLGTPRPCAYVNPTDDPVRYLVALARRHA
- a CDS encoding DUF3626 domain-containing protein is translated as MRSRALSYVAAKARGGHETGLPVTLHFHPDRSTMDGRPLLAAMAEDGFYRNQFETGTSNGGLTAHPGGDRWRWESRMFGGAYDDAPPAERPKYGALDFRRRAVGGAPRFGSAHLRMAAHTTARTTFCYPDSVLRPADFGYGTRVSALITLATQDDVDPLDDYIEAHVHGPVRLKTDVEALVLDPSHRGTDVEKAALGIGCPVEWHPGFRLSTGELARHPAYRGPEFVELGLALAEDGYLDPRVLGEARHVDQQALKRVWHYVARFGVLP
- a CDS encoding secondary thiamine-phosphate synthase enzyme YjbQ, giving the protein MYSTEIEVRTGSVAVVHDLNKDARTFLRDADAEDGILHVFVPHATSGLAILETGAGSDEDLLKALDDLLPRDGRWQHQHGSPGHGRDHVLPALLPPYATIPVLGGEMTLGTWQSVCLVDTNLDNPVRRVRFSLLEG
- a CDS encoding ABC transporter permease, with the translated sequence MPTPSRRPAGAFALLAALAGALAAVVLGFLTFGAQATVAPDGLPIAVAAPPGPLQTAANGIASHGGGQVSWRVTSPEEGRKLLEDKEVYGVLELPSTVVVSGAVNPSGTQIAQQALTGAAQALGGTPKVETLHPASAAGRVAPLALSALAWVGCLAAGAVLILAGRRIGREAGAAARFTQIVAAGVLVTGVLAGFLKLWDSSLPLGWDVLGFLFLTSTAFAALQTGLLRLLGVRAMAILGPLYLVAPAVAGQVPELLDPAYRAVLWSWTPFRFSAEGLRSLLQGLPGAPDVTIGAWVLAGLLAAGLVLALWPGRSALQETEADAPDRVVEVGVH